In one Fundulus heteroclitus isolate FHET01 chromosome 3, MU-UCD_Fhet_4.1, whole genome shotgun sequence genomic region, the following are encoded:
- the si:dkeyp-84f3.9 gene encoding zinc finger protein 569, which translates to MENEWPVPENRPEKKIPEDKRCSEDMSATDLNQTAIRASGLMETDVHLSSETADMSRQPREDALPQLGTDTGSQLTSTSSPRDGQKVRRRRGRPGKIKLSGAADISADELKEAGSTAAMAAPSVDHSTGDSDEKPGTDAVPPVKRRRGRPKKSEAATVPRTLSKRFAAFLCPRKGNHGWTLRSRGAQNGKPDGDADIKQSWGPPTDCSDPIYNHGIRRRKKRALNNEQVPAKVAKLDEPKEASPVLSIEADCTGKTETEKQVEQRADKQEDNVNASTAESTVQEQQMQLTEGVQSPPEPENIPAEDLNRLHLVNPSQTECPDVKKPFRIDSEKETQLNASNSLDSPVNADVQGADSPSKGLVSSSEKTPQTITEKSANAAKELSTSTPVSGSQTSSQNIADPSVMLPTRQHTVFRCKKGGKRKRRVVRVLVISKNDVEKKPEAAPQVEEKPDCGDVKTEDASDIRDDVIYVKKGGRNMLKCNFCGRLFKFLSQLVVHQRIHTGERPFKCAECGKGFTKNSNLNLHLKMHLKNNMYQKCQLCKIRVSISQYAAHMETHAQADDQQAPFVPNQAENASQDGSYEGAQETPKESAAEKKASKTCQYCGKTFPFQSALKRHVRIHTGEKPYKCDICGKAFGQSYFLRVHELTHWTVKRYNCTRCEKSFSHYSNAKNHTCRPVRGSGDPQANRRIKPLLTYTCHICKNVFEHLQNFNNHMKEHTGTKLFRCLYCDKLFSVLSDFEAHRIRCAAERKVPSTIKEEEMMTMIHYRVPSQSSSHAHRPRPAAASDYKPQKKRPDTRRRRRAANLDKPSQTPINPPLPVSYVVSKLNQLDNRSDPRKYPCPSCGRQFRHMGRLRAHMLTHSSAQTYPCAQCGKTLGSWKKLWHHQRLHRQPSGRFTCALCGRGFRFAGSYREHMKEHPEFHWVEERPKKVFLPYQCEQCTRGFSTLDLLFTHQLCHSSVQDLRKEPSLVLTTIAASSQSIAKAPHSPIKCNPAASQPSADRTSSILSPSLKCPGQNSQASPLSPGYNRDTDYSTHAPNRTHLVQERDKVKENGPGKSIMPLKHVKSPQNTSKTKEGSSDDLRCAVCGDIFPAVSDLFHHYMEHARGLV; encoded by the exons ATGGAGAACGAGTGGCCCGTCCCAGAAAACCGCCCCGAGAAGAAG ATACCTGAGGATAAGCGATGCAGTGAGGACATGAGTGCGACCGATCTGAATCAGACTGCCATAAGGGCATCAGGACTCATGGAGACTGACGTCCATCTGAGCTCTGAAACAGCAGACATGAGTCGTCAGCCACGCGAGGACGCGTTGCCACAACTAGGGACGGACACGGGATCTCAGCTGACCTCTACAAGCTCCCCAAGAGATGGTCAGAAGGTCCGAAGAAGACGTGGTAGGCCTGGTAAAATCAAGCTGTCGGGGGCGGCCGACATCAGTGCTGACGAGCTGAAAGAGGCCGGCAGCACAGCAGCAATGGCCGCGCCTTCAGTCGACCACAGCACCGGCGATTCTGACGAAAAACCAGGTACTGACGCCGTCCCGCCGgtaaagagaagaagaggacgGCCGAAAAAATCTGAAGCCGCCACCGTACCACGCACACTCTCAAAGAGGTTTGCCGCATTTTTATGTCCCCGTAAGGGCAACCACGGGTGGACCCTGAGGAGTAGAGGAGCGCAGAACGGGAAACCTGACGGCGACGCAGATATCAAGCAATCGTGGGGGCCTCCTACAGATTGCAGTGACCCGATTTACAATCATGGGAttaggaggaggaaaaaaagggctCTAAATAATGAGCAAGTTCCAGCCAAAGTGGCAAAGCTGGACGAACCCAAAGAGGCCTCGCCGGTGCTGAGCATTGAGGCAGACTGTACAGGgaaaacagagacagagaaacaggTGGAGCAGAGGGCTGATAAGCAGGAGGATAATGTAAACGCTAGCACTGCTGAGTCGACAGTACAAGAGCAGCAGATGCAACTAACGGAGGGAGTCCAATCCCCTCCAGAGCCTGAAAATATTCCTGCAGAGGATCTCAACCGGTTACATTTGGTTAACCCCTCTCAAACCGAATGTCCTGATGTGAAGAAGCCTTTTAGGATAGACAGCGAAAAGGAGACTCAGCTGAACGCTTCTAATTCACTTGATTCTCCAGTTAATGCAGACGTGCAGGGGGCAGACTCTCCGAGCAAAGGGTTGGTATCATCCTCGGAAAAGACCCCGCAAACTATAACCGAGAAATCTGCCAACGCCGCCAAAGAGCTCAGCACGTCGACTCCTGTGTCGGGTAGTCAAACGTCGTCACAAAACATCGCCGACCCCTCCGTGATGTTACCCACCAGGCAGCACACGGTGTTTAGGTGCAAGAAAGGCGGCAAGAGGAAGAGAAGAGTAGTTCGAGTTTTGGTGATCAGCAAGAACGACGTAGAGAAAAAACCCGAGGCCGCCCCGCAGGTTGAAGAAAAGCCAGACTGTGGCGACGTGAAAACCGAAGACGCTTCGGACATCAGAGATGACGTCATCTACGTCAAAAAAGGGGGCAGAAACATGCTGAAGTGCAACTTCTGTGGGCGTCTGTTCAAGTTCCTGTCCCAGTTGGTCGTCCACCAGCGCATCCACACGGGAGAGCGGCCCTTCAAGTGCGCAGAGTGCGGCAAAGGTTTCACCAAGAACTCcaacctgaacctccatctcaAGATGCACCTGAAGAACAACATGTATCAAAAATGCCAGCTGTGCAAGATCAGAGTCTCCATCTCGCAGTACGCCGCCCACATGGAGACGCACGCGCAGGCCGACGACCAGCAGGCCCCGTTTGTCCCCAACCAGGCGGAAAACGCCAGCCAGGACGGGAGCTACGAGGGCGCCCAGGAGACCCCGAAGGAATCCGCGGCTGAAAAGAAGGCCAGCAAAACCTGCCAGTACTGCGGCAAGACGTTCCCCTTCCAGTCCGCCCTCAAGAGACACGTCCGCATCCACACGGGCGAGAAGCCCTACAAGTGCGACATATGCGGCAAAGCCTTCGGCCAGTCCTACTTCCTGCGGGTGCACGAGCTGACGCACTGGACCGTGAAGCGCTACAACTGCACGCGCTGCGAGAAGTCCTTCTCCCACTACAGCAACGCCAAAAACCACACGTGCCGGCCGGTGCGGGGCAGCGGCGACCCGCAGGCCAACCGGCGCATAAAGCCGCTGCTGACGTACACGTGCCACATCTGCAAGAACGTGTTCGAGCACCTGCAGAACTTCAACAACCACATGAAGGAGCACACGGGCACCAAGCTGTTCCGCTGCCTCTACTGCGACAAGCTGTTCAGCGTGCTGTCCGACTTCGAAGCCCACCGGATCCGGTGCGCGGCGGAGAGGAAGGTGCCCAGCACCataaaggaggaggagatgatgACGATGATTCATTACAGAGTGCCTTCGCAAAGCTCTTCGCACGCTCACCGTCCGCGTCCTGCGGCGGCGTCCGACTACAAGCCGCAGAAAAAACGACCGGACACCCGTCGCAGACGACGCGCCGCTAACCTTGACAAGCCGTCGCAGACGCCGATCAACCCGCCTCTCCCCGTCTCGTATGTTGTTTCGAAGCTAAACCAGCTGGACAACCGATCGGACCCCAGGAAGTACCCGTGTCCGAGCTGCGGGCGGCAGTTCCGCCACATGGGCAGGCTCCGAGCCCACATGCTCACGCACTCGTCCGCCCAGACGTACCCCTGCGCCCAGTGCGGGAAGACGCTGGGAAGCTGGAAAAAGCTGTGGCACCACCAGAGGTTGCACCGGCAGCCGAGCGGCCGCTTCACGTGTGCGCTGTGCGGACGGGGCTTCCGCTTCGCCGGCTCCTACAGGGAGCACATGAAGGAGCACCCCGAGTTCCACTGGGTCGAAGAGCGGCCGAAGAAAGTGTTCCTGCCTTACCAGTGCGAGCAGTGCACGCGTGGCTTCAGCACGCTCGACCTGCTCTTCACTCATCAGCTCTGCCATTCGTCGGTGCAGGACCTGCGCAAGGAGCCCAGTTTGGTGTTGACCACGATTGCTGCCAGTTCCCAGTCGATAGCCAAAGCTCCTCACTCTCCCATCAAGTGTAATCCAGCGGCATCACAGCCGTCGGCGGACAGAACTAGCTCCATTTTAAGCCCCTCGCTGAAATGCCCCGGTCAAAATTCCCAAGCGTCGCCTTTGTCCCCCGGTTACAATCGAGACACGGACTATTCTACTCATGCTCCCAACAGGACACATTTAGTCCAAGAGAGGGACAAAGTTAAAGAAAACGGACCTGGAAAATCCATTATGCCCCTAAAACATGTGAAATCACCTCAAAATACCAGCAAAACGAAAGAAGGGTCCTCAGACGATCTACGGTGTGCTGTGTGTGGAGATATATTTCCTGCAGTTTCAGACCTTTTCCACCATTATATGGAGCATGCAAGAGGCCTGGTTTAA
- the LOC105932587 gene encoding uncharacterized protein LOC105932587, whose amino-acid sequence MPSLIMERKRKILQSILEDGNTVDLTNSGHFCFSCEQIFANQTCLEEHVCPLASFICSCGTEFTEYKDMLEHSTTHEPGHQVLDHKTIKKRRIEKFREEDEKLKRLQKGEVVWKAPGEGSLPSISKLQVPNTSGAASRVSTQTAKVPQVPDLFSNPSAAAVQNIFADVGPPTVDLWTLYQPVVLLKTMHNSRKTNPYTCGKCEQGFVSKVALVAHHSSHVVDKVSGCIGCGLLLSSKKLVPRFHACNSNSQSKHRLITAKPLSYKPRSGAVAKKIQPSRPPQAPSAQQLENQNPSAAGKGSRPPQAAKKTLNIRTYNNSAGRVPPISAPLQLKSQNPTASKPYSGVPTAAKSPKGRRVQSGRPEGSRRRRRGTEDGRRPGGAERTERLRLPGLPPSLRERPAAPEAQVRQGAGVHGQAHDGQQARLQDCKGDPGLPAGERREEAGLFCRRHKEAPTHGGQPG is encoded by the coding sequence ATGCCCAGCCTGATCATGGAGCGCAAGAGAAAGATCCTGCAGAGCATCCTGGAGGACGGCAACACCGTGGACTTGACAAACTCTGGCCACTTCTGCTTCAGCTGCGAGCAGATCTTCGCCAATCAGACGTGCCTGGAGGAGCACGTGTGTCCCCTGGCGAGTTTCATCTGCTCCTGTGGCACGGAGTTTACCGAGTACAAAGACATGCTGGAGCACAGCACCACACACGAACCCGGGCATCAAGTGCTCGACCATAAAACCATAAAGAAGCGCCGCATCGAGAAGTTCAGGGAGGAGGACGAGAAGCTGAAGAGGCTGCAAAAGGGCGAGGTTGTCTGGAAGGCACCCGGCGAGGGCAGCCTGCCCTCAATTTCCAAACTTCAAGTACCCAACACTTCCGGTGCCGCCTCGCGGGTCTCCACGCAGACGGCGAAGGTCCCACAAGTGCCCGATTTGTTCTCCAATCCTTCCGCCGCCGCCGTGCAAAACATTTTCGCCGACGTCGGTCCGCCGACGGTGGACCTTTGGACACTCTATCAGCCCGTCGTGCTGTTGAAAACGATGCACAACTCCAGAAAGACAAACCCGTACACCTGCGGTAAATGTGAACAGGGGTTCGTGTCCAAAGTGGCTCTGGTCGCCCACCACAGCTCGCACGTGGTGGATAAGGTCTCCGGCTGCATAGGATGCGGGCTGCTGCTGTCCAGCAAAAAGCTGGTGCCTCGATTCCACGCCTGCAATTCCAACAGCCAGAGCAAACACCGGCTCATCACCGCTAAGCCGCTGAGCTACAAGCCCCGGAGCGGAGCCGTGGCTAAAAAGATCCAGCCTTCCCGTCCGCCTCAGGCCCCCTCCGCTCAGCAGCTGGAAAACCAAAACCCGAGCGCAGCCGGCAAGGGGAGTCGGCCACCTCAAGCCGCGAAGAAAACCCTGAATATCAGGACGTACAACAACAGCGCCGGCCGAGTGCCGCCCATCAGCGCACCTCTGCAGCTAAAGAGTCAGAATCCCACCGCATCCAAACCCTACTCCGGGGTCCCCACGGCAGCCAAGAGTCCCAAAGGTCGCCGCGTTCAGTCCGGGCGGCCAGAGGGGTCGCGCCGGCGCCGCCGCGGCACAGAAGACGGCCGACGACCCGGCGGTGCCGAGCGCACAGAACGGCTTCGCCTGCCGGGTCTGCCACCTTCCCTTCGAGAGCGCCCAGCGGCTCCAGAGGCACAAGTGCGTCAAGGCGCAGGAGTTCATGGCCAAGCACATGATGGCCAGCAAGCGCGATTACAAGATTGTAAAGGTGACCCCGGGCTCCCCGCAGGTGAACGGCGAGAGGAAGCTGGGCTTTTCTGCCGTCGCCACAAAGAAGCCCCAACACACGGCGGTCAGCCTGGATAA
- the znf1035 gene encoding zinc finger protein 865 isoform X2 produces the protein MLGLQGNASAPKVYRCVACSDTFTGLASLLVHQATHANTDSKSSTPPPTQPSNRKPEAQFANEVPAAEKPGSPARLPGSPAPSFYICDCGDEFLDFHLMLEHKRSHICQLQQPAVDDVALSVGTGTNNVFPAQQTSFAPVIQTGLDLSSPSTSKSSGSEVPTSNALSRDVALEDRVSMVTPPRGQHSPLQDVSVKPIEGTSTAGEPLPESEEEMDLEDNADSVPDSEQSLENVQKNNILMKLLASAYQNRLPLPVSEDEGENNVVPKQEDIPVDITPVAKAGGSPVKDLSIVQLRRLLVKPGIKTKAPPISRILESSKKRVVSLTKTLSPVVVLETRQKLMDPTFKGLYGRYQCGRCRKVFPNLDRLTEHHFLHKKERIKCCRRCKQLIIGRLPFPDNHVCPQMRHNRFRPTRPLQNKSPFAPKIVPFHGLNNARKVYFCPVCKNSYARRWNLKTHRCHGPTSGVLKQNSPSFQRMLALKSNFAAKTATFEEANGGFKNVAVGTEVRTPIKIEASSTDSGLSAISQLAWTPPAKTFPPFTLKSSMIDSHQDPSQAFLEEADESWKMEELKGENGNEGQWTMPLDDEVLVLGSTNKPDADGQLSRSGSDENTELAPHSLPYFVSDGVRRYPCNRCHKTYSKATTLRRHLRLCGFRPPGFGAVAPAQAHGPTTTNTSVVKPMFSCYVCGRAFNRKDNMMTHRKRCQLKRTMSGVDGGIAAQSLPGGAPADSQMQDQDSAGNWGIMSLPSVLPRRVTCECGVGFTSPRLLLEHLQKHAQESYTCPTCGETVNSWAEYEVHLQIHMRPQHQLVKGLQAQRAQPLLLRLQQPQPAQSVLPPPQKAPRPEPAPHLHPLSVKKGQRIVCTRCGNSFATRCSLRRHISWNRCKGARATNPPANPPKAFHCSHCNSDFPNSISLMFHQRNGACKPAIKPVRCPVCLRWFGTTDSLQKHLLVHKQSDAYRCDVCQGMYRSLKSLKNHRRRIHRILIGQPKSTKHEALTSEGSLDLTD, from the coding sequence ATGCTGGGGTTGCAGGGAAACGCTTCAGCGCCCAAAGTGTATCGCTGCGTGGCATGTTCAGACACCTTCACGGGATTAGCCTCCCTACTGGTACATCAGGCTACTCACGCGAACACCGACTCCAAGAGCTCCACCCCACCTCCAACGCAGCCTAGCAACAGAAAACCAGAAGCCCAGTTCGCGAATGAGGTCCCAGCGGCCGAAAAGCCCGGTTCGCCCGCACGTCTCCCTGGGAGCCCGGCTCCTTCTTTTTACATCTGTGATTGTGGGGATGAATTTCTGGACTTCCATCTCATGCTGGAGCATAAACGTTCACATATctgtcagctgcagcagcctGCGGTCGATGATGTCGCCCTGTCTGTAGGAACGGGGACTAATAATGTGTTTCCAGCCCAGCAGACATCATTCGCCCCCGTTATACAGACAGGCTTAGACCTCAGCTCCCCCTCCACCTCCAAGTCCTCGGGCTCTGAGGTGCCCACATCAAATGCGCTTTCAAGAGATGTGGCCTTGGAGGACAGGGTTTCCATGGTAACCCCTCCTCGTGGCCAGCACTCACCCCTTCAAGATGTCAGTGTGAAACCAATTGAGGGCACGTCTACCGCAGGAGAGCCCCTGCCAGAGAGCGAGGAAGAGATGGATTTGGAGGACAACGCTGATTCCGTTCCAGACTCCGAGCAGAGTCTGGAAAacgtgcaaaaaaacaacatcctcATGAAGCTGTTGGCCTCCGCGTACCAGAACCGCCTGCCGCTTCCTGTGTCTGAGGACGAGGGCGAAAACAACGTCGTCCCCAAGCAGGAAGACATTCCCGTTGATATAACCCCAGTAGCTAAGGCTGGCGGCTCTCCTGTCAAAGATCTCTCCATTGTCCAGTTGCGGCGGCTGCTCGTTAAACCCGGTATAAAGACGAAGGCGCCGCCCATCAGCAGAATTCTGGAGTCCAGTAAGAAGAGAGTCGTCTCGCTTACTAAGACTCTGTCTCCCGTTGTGGTTCTGGAGACCCGCCAAAAGCTCATGGATCCGACTTTCAAAGGCCTTTACGGTAGATACCAATGTGGCCGCTGTCGGAAAGTCTTCCCCAACTTGGACAGGTTGACAGAGCAtcattttttgcacaaaaaagaAAGGATTAAATGTTGCCGCCGCTGCAAACAGCTCATCATCGGGCGGCTGCCTTTCCCCGACAATCACGTCTGCCCCCAGATGAGACACAACCGTTTCCGTCCAACGAGGCCTCTTCAAAACAAGTCACCCTTTGCCCCCAAAATTGTGCCATTTCATGGTCTGAACAATGCCAGAAAGGTTTACTTCTGTCCAGTGTGCAAAAACAGCTACGCACGAAGGTGGAACCTGAAGACGCACCGGTGCCACGGTCCAACGTCAGGCGTCCTGAAGCAGAACAGTCCCTCGTTTCAGAGAATGTTGGCACTGAAGTCAAACTTCGCTGCCAAAACTGCGACATTCGAAGAGGCAAATGGAGGCTTTAAGAATGTCGCCGTAGGAACTGAGGTTAGGACTCCCATCAAGATCGAGGCGAGCTCTACAGATTCGGGGCTGTCGGCAATTTCGCAATTGGCTTGGACGCCTCCGGCAAAAACCTTCCCCCCGTTTACACTGAAGTCTTCAATGATAGATTCGCACCAGGATCCCTCGCAGGCTTTCCTCGAGGAAGCGGATGAAAGCTGGAAAATGGAAGAGCTGAAGGGGGAGAACGGCAACGAGGGGCAGTGGACGATGCCCTTAGACGATGAAGTGCTGGTGCTCGGTTCCACCAACAAACCCGACGCCGACGGACAGCTGAGCCGGTCCGGATCTGACGAAAACACAGAGTTGGCCCCTCACAGTCTGCCCTATTTTGTCAGCGACGGCGTACGGCGCTATCCTTGTAACAGGTGCCACAAAACCTACAGCAAGGCCACAACTCTGAGGCGCCACCTGCGACTGTGTGGGTTCAGGCCACCCGGGTTTGGGGCTGTGGCTCCGGCCCAGGCGCACGGTCCCACGACTACGAACACCAGCGTTGTGAAGCCCATGTTTTCCTGCTATGTCTGCGGACGGGCCTTCAATCGCAAAGACAACATGATGACGCACAGGAAGAGGTGTCAGCTGAAGCGAACGATGTCTGGCGTGGATGGAGGGATCGCGGCGCAGAGCCTGCCGGGCGGTGCGCCGGCCGACAGTCAGATGCAGGATCAGGACAGCGCGGGGAACTGGGGCATCATGTCCCTGCCTTCTGTGCTCCCTAGGAGGGTGACGTGCGAGTGCGGGGTCGGATTTACCTCGCCGCGGCTTCTCCTGGAGCACCTGCAGAAGCACGCGCAGGAGTCGTACACGTGCCCGACCTGTGGAGAGACCGTTAACTCCTGGGCCGAGTATGAAGTCCACCTGCAGATCCACATGCGCCCCCAGCACCAGCTGGTGAAGGGACTGCAAGCCCAGCGGGCGCAACCTCTTCTACTACGACTGCAGCAGCCGCAGCCCGCTCAGTCGGTGCTTCCACCGCCGCAGAAAGCGCCGCGCCCGGAGCCGGCCCCGCACCTGCACCCGCTGTCGGTGAAAAAGGGCCAGCGGATCGTCTGCACGCGGTGCGGGAACAGCTTCGCCACGCGCTGCTCCCTGCGCAGGCACATATCCTGGAATCGCTGCAAAGGCGCCCGGGCCACCAACCCGCCCGCCAATCCACCCAAAGCCTTCCACTGTTCGCACTGCAACTCCGACTTCCCCAACAGCATCAGCCTCATGTTCCACCAGAGGAACGGCGCGTGCAAACCCGCCATCAAGCCCGTGCGCTGCCCCGTCTGCCTCCGCTGGTTCGGCACCACGGACAGTCTGCAGAAGCACCTGCTCGTTCACAAGCAGTCCGACGCGTACCGCTGCGACGTGTGTCAGGGGATGTACAGGAGCCTCAAATCGCTCAAGAACCACCGCAGGAGGATTCACCGCATCCTGATCGGGCAGCCCAAGTCTACGAAGCACGAAGCGCTGACCTCCGAAGGCAGCCTGGATTTAACTGACTGA